The following are encoded in a window of Onthophagus taurus isolate NC chromosome 3, IU_Otau_3.0, whole genome shotgun sequence genomic DNA:
- the LOC111428760 gene encoding arylsulfatase J-like, whose protein sequence is MPHQTLIIINLVLLKIILAQSTNQPNILLILADDLGYNDVGYRGNNQVKTPNIDALAYNGAVLERFYTLPMCTPSRAAILTGKYPIRTGFQGLPFEGGEPGHLPENVSTLPEQLKKLGYKTHLVGKWHLGFAYRNVTPLAKGFDSHYGYYNGLINYFDHIYQSSTMTGFDFRDNFRVDRKSKGEYATDLFTNRAIKIINDHDYRKPMFLMVNHVAVHTGKVVGHQGIVEERNTTSMNKNFGYIKDVNRRRLVDALKTLDDSIGNIIKALSEKDVLDNTIIFFLSDNGGPTYGELYPNYSSNWPLRGIKISHFEGAVRGTGIFYSKNMTCRGKSNSNLMHMVDLLPTFYSAAGGNLKNLGQLDGINQLDVLMYNKKTKRKEVLINIEDVSGSAAIIRENGRYKLIQGIQYNGTYDSYGGETGRNHSDGPYDFKSVINSDVNQAFGTKLGIDSVKKLREDLRTKNCRKAKYEKSCKLCLFDLENDPCETTNLAKSKRGLTNEMIDRLDYFRSESVPQQHTKVDPKSNPKYYGGVWTFWLDKKPL, encoded by the exons ATGCCACatcaaactttaataataattaatttggttttattaaaaattattttagcaCAATCAACAAATCaaccaaatattttattgattttagctGATGATTTG ggTTACAACGACGTTGGTTATCGCGGAAATAATCAAGTTAAAACTCCCAATATAGATGCTTTGGCTTATAACGGCGCTGTTTTAGAAAGATTTTACACCCTACCAATGTGCACCCCATCAAGAGCTGCTATTTTAACTGGGAAATACCCCATAAGAACCGGATTCCAAGGATTACCATTTGAAGGCGGCGAACCGGGCCATTTACCAGAAAATGTTTCAACATTACCCGAACAACTCAAAAAACTTGGTTATAAAACCCATTTGGTTGGAAAATGGCATTTAGGTTTCGCCTATAGAAACGTAACACCTTTAGCTAAAGGTTTTGACTCACATTACGGCTACTATAACGggcttattaattattttgatcaCATTTACCAATCTTCGACTATGACGGGCTTTGATTTCCGCGATAATTTTCGTGTTGATCGGAAGAGTAAGGGAGAATATGCAACCGATTTGTTTACAAATAGagcgattaaaattattaatgaccATGATTATCGAAAACCTATGTTCTTAATGGTGAATCATGTTGCGGTGCACACAGGAAAAGTTGTTGGACATCAAGGTATCGTTGAAGAAAGAAATACAACGagtatgaataaaaattttggataTATTAAAGATGTTAATAGACGACGATTAGTTG atGCTTTGAAAACATTAGATGATTCAATcggaaatattattaaagcaTTATCTGAAAAAGACGTTCTGGATAACACAATAATCTTCTTTTTATCTGATAATGGTGGACCTACTTATGGAGAACTTTATCCCAATTATAGCTCAAATTGGCCATTGCGTGGa ataaaaattagTCACTTTGAAGGCGCTGTAAGAGGAACTGGAATATTTTACAGTAAAAATATGACTTGTAGAGGAAAATCCAACTCGAATTTAATGCATATGGTCGATTTATTACCAACGTTTTATTCTGCAGCGG ggggtaatttgaaaaatttaggCCAATTAGATGGTATAAACCAATTAGACGTTTTAatgtataacaaaaaaacgaaacGAAAAGAAGTTTTGATTAACATCGAAGATGTATCGGGAAGTGCAGCTATAATTAGAGAAAATGGTCGTTATAAATTAATCCAAGGAATTCAATACAACGGAACCTACGATTCTTATGGTGGTGAAACCGGAAGAAACCATTCAGATGGTCCCTATGATTTCAAATCGGTTATTAATAGTGATGTGAATCAAGCTTTTGGAACGAAATTAGGAATCGATTCGGTTAAAAAGCTGCGAGAAGATTTAAGAACGAAAAATTGCAGGAAAGCGAAATACGAAAAATCTTGTAAATTATGTTTATTCGATTTAGAAAACGATCCATGCGAAACTACTAATTTAGCCAAATCAAAACGTGGGTTAACTAATGAAATGATTGATCGATTGGATTATTTCCGATCGGAATCGGTTCCTCAACAGCATACAAAAGTTGATCCGAAATCGAATCCGAAATATTATGGTGGTGTTTGGACTTTTTGGCTAGATAAGAAACCTttgtaa